From Pongo pygmaeus isolate AG05252 chromosome 1, NHGRI_mPonPyg2-v2.0_pri, whole genome shotgun sequence, one genomic window encodes:
- the PRPF3 gene encoding U4/U6 small nuclear ribonucleoprotein Prp3 isoform X3 — MLTKLQIKQMMEAATRQIEERKKQLSFISPPTPQPKTPSSSQPERLPIGNTIQPSQAATFMNDAIEKARKAAELQARIQAQLALKPGLIGNANMVGLANLHAMGIAPPKVELKDQTKPTPLILDEQGRTVDATGKEIELTHRMPTLKANIRAVKREQFKQQLKEKPSEDMESNTFFDPRVSIAPSQRQRRTFKFHDKGKFEKIAQRLRTKAQLEKLQAEISQAARKTGIHTSTRLALIAPKKELKEGDIPEIEWWDSYIIPNGFDLTEENPKREDYFGITNLVEHPAQLNPPVDNDTPVTLGVYLTKKEQKKLRRQTRREAQKELQEKVRLGLMPPPEPKVRISNLMRVLGTEAVQDPTKVEAHVRAQMAKRQKAHEEANAARKLTAEQRKVKKIKKLKEDISQGVHISVYRVRNLSNPAKKFKIEANAGQLYLTGVVVLHKDVNVVVVEGGPKAQKKFKRLMLHRIKWDEQTSNTKGDDDEESDEEAVKKTNKCVLVWEGTAKDRSFGEMKFKQCPTENMAREHFKKHGAEHYWDLALSESVLESTD, encoded by the exons ATGCTGACTAAGCTCCAG ATCAAACAGATGATGGAGGCAGCAACACGACAAATCGAGGAGAGGAAAAAACAGCTGAGCTTCATTAGCCCCCCTACACCTCAG CCAAAGACTCCTTCTTCCTCCCAACCAGAGCGACTTCCAATTGGCAACACTATTCAGCCCTCCCAGGCTGCCACTTTCATGAACGATGCCATTGAGAAGGCAAGGAAAGCAGCTGAACTACAAGCTCGAATCCAAGCCCAGCTGGCACTGAAGCCAGGACTCATCGGCAATGCCAACATGGTGGGCCTGGCTAATCTCCATGCCATGGGCATTGCTCCCCC GAAGGTGGAGTTAAAAGACCAAACAAAACCTACACCACTGATCCTGGATGAGCAAGGGCGCACTGTAGATGCAACAGGCAAGGAGATTGAGCTGACACACCGCATGCCTACTCTGAAAGCCAATATTCGTGCTGTGAAGAGGGAACAATTCAAGCAACAACTAAAGGAAAAGCCATCAGAAGACATGGAATCCAATACCTTTTTTGACCCCCGAGTCTCCATTGCCCCTTCCCAGCGCCAGAGACGCACTTTTAAATTCCATGACAAGGGCAAATTTGAGAAGATTGCTCAGCGATTACGGACAAAG GCTCAACTGGAGAAGCTACAGGCAGAGATTTCACAAGCAGCTCGAAAAACAGGCATCCATACTTCGACTAGGCTTGCCCTCATTGCTCCTAAGAAGGAGCTAAAGGAAGGAGATATTCCTGAAATTGAGTGGTGGGACTCTTACATAATCCCCAATGGCTTTGATCT TACAGAGGAAAATCCCAAGAGAGAAGATTATTTTGGAATCACAAATCTTGTTGAACATCCAGCCCAGCTCAATCCTCCAG TTGACAATGACACACCAGTTACTCTGGGAGTGTATCTTACcaagaaggaacagaaaaaacTTCGGAGACAAACAAGGAGGGAAGCACAGAAGGAACTACAAGAAAAAGTCAGGCTGGGCCTGATGCCTCCTCCAGAACCCAAAG TGAGAATTTCTAATTTGATGCGAGTATTAGGAACAGAAGCTGTTCAAGACCCCACGAAGGTAGAAGCCCACGTCAGAGCTCAGATGGCAAAAAGACAGAA AGCGCATGAAGAGGCCAATGCTGCCCGAAAACTCACAGCAGAACAGAGAAAggtcaagaaaattaaaaagcttaAAGAAGACATTTCACAGGGGGTACACATATCTGTATATAG AGTTCGAAATTTGAGCAACCCAGCCAAGAAGTTCAAGATTGAAGCCAATGCTGGGCAACTGTACCTGACAGGGGTGGTGGTACTGCACAAGGATGTCAACGTGGTAGTAGTGGAAGGGG GCCCCAAGGCCCAGAAGAAATTTAAGCGTCTTATGCTGCATCGGATAAAGTGGGATGAACAGACATCTAACACGAAGGGAGATG ATGATGAGGAGTCTGATGAGGAAGCTGTGAAGAAAACCAACAAATGTGTACTAGTCTGGGAG GGTACAGCCAAAGACCGGAGCTTTGGAGAGATGAAGTTTAAACAGTGTCCTACAGAGAACATGGCTCGTGAGCATTTCAAAAAGCATGGGGCTGAACACTACTGGGACCTTGCGCTGAGTGAATCTGTGTTAGAGTCCACTGATTGA
- the PRPF3 gene encoding U4/U6 small nuclear ribonucleoprotein Prp3 isoform X2 has product MALSKRELDELKPWIEKTVKRVLGFSEPTVVTAALNCVGKGMDKKKAADHLKPFLDDSTLRFVDKLFEAVEEGRSSRHSKSSSDRSRKRELKEVFGDDSEISKESSGVKKRRIPRFEEVEEEPEVIPGPPSESPGMLTKLQIKQMMEAATRQIEERKKQLSFISPPTPQPKTPSSSQPERLPIGNTIQPSQAATFMNDAIEKARKAAELQARIQAQLALKPGLIGNANMVGLANLHAMGIAPPKVELKDQTKPTPLILDEQGRTVDATGKEIELTHRMPTLKANIRAVKREQFKQQLKEKPSEDMESNTFFDPRVSIAPSQRQRRTFKFHDKGKFEKIAQRLRTKAQLEKLQAEISQAARKTGIHTSTRLALIAPKKELKEGDIPEIEWWDSYIIPNGFDLTEENPKREDYFGITNLVEHPAQLNPPVDNDTPVTLGVYLTKKEQKKLRRQTRREAQKELQEKVRLGLMPPPEPKVRISNLMRVLGTEAVQDPTKVEAHVRAQMAKRQKAHEEANAARKLTAEQRKVKKIKKLKEDISQGVHISVYRVRNLSNPAKKFKIEANAGQLYLTGVVVLHKDVNVVVVEGGPKAQKKFKRLMLHRIKWDEQTSNTKGDGEWG; this is encoded by the exons ATGGCACTGTCAAAGAGGGAGCTGGATGAGCTGAAACCATGGATAGAGAAGACAGTGAAGAGGGTCCTGGGTTTCTCAGAGCCTACAGTGGTCACAGCAGCATTGAACTGTGTGGGGAAGGGCATGGACAAGAAGAAGGCAGCCG ATCATCTGAAACCTTTTCTTGATGATTCTACTCTCCGATTTGTGGACAAACTGTTTGAGGCTGTGGAGGAAGGCCGAAGCTCTAGGCATTCCAAGTCTAGCAGTGACAGGAGCAGAAAACGAGAGCTAAAG GAGGTGTTTGGTGATGACTCTGAGATCTCTAAAGAATCATCAGGAGTAAAGAAGCGACGAATACCCCGTTTTGAGGAGGTGGAAGAAGAGCCAGAGGTGATCCCTGGGCCTCCATCAGAGAGCCCTGGCATGCTGACTAAGCTCCAG ATCAAACAGATGATGGAGGCAGCAACACGACAAATCGAGGAGAGGAAAAAACAGCTGAGCTTCATTAGCCCCCCTACACCTCAG CCAAAGACTCCTTCTTCCTCCCAACCAGAGCGACTTCCAATTGGCAACACTATTCAGCCCTCCCAGGCTGCCACTTTCATGAACGATGCCATTGAGAAGGCAAGGAAAGCAGCTGAACTACAAGCTCGAATCCAAGCCCAGCTGGCACTGAAGCCAGGACTCATCGGCAATGCCAACATGGTGGGCCTGGCTAATCTCCATGCCATGGGCATTGCTCCCCC GAAGGTGGAGTTAAAAGACCAAACAAAACCTACACCACTGATCCTGGATGAGCAAGGGCGCACTGTAGATGCAACAGGCAAGGAGATTGAGCTGACACACCGCATGCCTACTCTGAAAGCCAATATTCGTGCTGTGAAGAGGGAACAATTCAAGCAACAACTAAAGGAAAAGCCATCAGAAGACATGGAATCCAATACCTTTTTTGACCCCCGAGTCTCCATTGCCCCTTCCCAGCGCCAGAGACGCACTTTTAAATTCCATGACAAGGGCAAATTTGAGAAGATTGCTCAGCGATTACGGACAAAG GCTCAACTGGAGAAGCTACAGGCAGAGATTTCACAAGCAGCTCGAAAAACAGGCATCCATACTTCGACTAGGCTTGCCCTCATTGCTCCTAAGAAGGAGCTAAAGGAAGGAGATATTCCTGAAATTGAGTGGTGGGACTCTTACATAATCCCCAATGGCTTTGATCT TACAGAGGAAAATCCCAAGAGAGAAGATTATTTTGGAATCACAAATCTTGTTGAACATCCAGCCCAGCTCAATCCTCCAG TTGACAATGACACACCAGTTACTCTGGGAGTGTATCTTACcaagaaggaacagaaaaaacTTCGGAGACAAACAAGGAGGGAAGCACAGAAGGAACTACAAGAAAAAGTCAGGCTGGGCCTGATGCCTCCTCCAGAACCCAAAG TGAGAATTTCTAATTTGATGCGAGTATTAGGAACAGAAGCTGTTCAAGACCCCACGAAGGTAGAAGCCCACGTCAGAGCTCAGATGGCAAAAAGACAGAA AGCGCATGAAGAGGCCAATGCTGCCCGAAAACTCACAGCAGAACAGAGAAAggtcaagaaaattaaaaagcttaAAGAAGACATTTCACAGGGGGTACACATATCTGTATATAG AGTTCGAAATTTGAGCAACCCAGCCAAGAAGTTCAAGATTGAAGCCAATGCTGGGCAACTGTACCTGACAGGGGTGGTGGTACTGCACAAGGATGTCAACGTGGTAGTAGTGGAAGGGG GCCCCAAGGCCCAGAAGAAATTTAAGCGTCTTATGCTGCATCGGATAAAGTGGGATGAACAGACATCTAACACGAAGGGAGATGGTGAATGGGG ATGA
- the PRPF3 gene encoding U4/U6 small nuclear ribonucleoprotein Prp3 isoform X1, which yields MALSKRELDELKPWIEKTVKRVLGFSEPTVVTAALNCVGKGMDKKKAADHLKPFLDDSTLRFVDKLFEAVEEGRSSRHSKSSSDRSRKRELKEVFGDDSEISKESSGVKKRRIPRFEEVEEEPEVIPGPPSESPGMLTKLQIKQMMEAATRQIEERKKQLSFISPPTPQPKTPSSSQPERLPIGNTIQPSQAATFMNDAIEKARKAAELQARIQAQLALKPGLIGNANMVGLANLHAMGIAPPKVELKDQTKPTPLILDEQGRTVDATGKEIELTHRMPTLKANIRAVKREQFKQQLKEKPSEDMESNTFFDPRVSIAPSQRQRRTFKFHDKGKFEKIAQRLRTKAQLEKLQAEISQAARKTGIHTSTRLALIAPKKELKEGDIPEIEWWDSYIIPNGFDLTEENPKREDYFGITNLVEHPAQLNPPVDNDTPVTLGVYLTKKEQKKLRRQTRREAQKELQEKVRLGLMPPPEPKVRISNLMRVLGTEAVQDPTKVEAHVRAQMAKRQKAHEEANAARKLTAEQRKVKKIKKLKEDISQGVHISVYRVRNLSNPAKKFKIEANAGQLYLTGVVVLHKDVNVVVVEGGPKAQKKFKRLMLHRIKWDEQTSNTKGDDDEESDEEAVKKTNKCVLVWEGTAKDRSFGEMKFKQCPTENMAREHFKKHGAEHYWDLALSESVLESTD from the exons ATGGCACTGTCAAAGAGGGAGCTGGATGAGCTGAAACCATGGATAGAGAAGACAGTGAAGAGGGTCCTGGGTTTCTCAGAGCCTACAGTGGTCACAGCAGCATTGAACTGTGTGGGGAAGGGCATGGACAAGAAGAAGGCAGCCG ATCATCTGAAACCTTTTCTTGATGATTCTACTCTCCGATTTGTGGACAAACTGTTTGAGGCTGTGGAGGAAGGCCGAAGCTCTAGGCATTCCAAGTCTAGCAGTGACAGGAGCAGAAAACGAGAGCTAAAG GAGGTGTTTGGTGATGACTCTGAGATCTCTAAAGAATCATCAGGAGTAAAGAAGCGACGAATACCCCGTTTTGAGGAGGTGGAAGAAGAGCCAGAGGTGATCCCTGGGCCTCCATCAGAGAGCCCTGGCATGCTGACTAAGCTCCAG ATCAAACAGATGATGGAGGCAGCAACACGACAAATCGAGGAGAGGAAAAAACAGCTGAGCTTCATTAGCCCCCCTACACCTCAG CCAAAGACTCCTTCTTCCTCCCAACCAGAGCGACTTCCAATTGGCAACACTATTCAGCCCTCCCAGGCTGCCACTTTCATGAACGATGCCATTGAGAAGGCAAGGAAAGCAGCTGAACTACAAGCTCGAATCCAAGCCCAGCTGGCACTGAAGCCAGGACTCATCGGCAATGCCAACATGGTGGGCCTGGCTAATCTCCATGCCATGGGCATTGCTCCCCC GAAGGTGGAGTTAAAAGACCAAACAAAACCTACACCACTGATCCTGGATGAGCAAGGGCGCACTGTAGATGCAACAGGCAAGGAGATTGAGCTGACACACCGCATGCCTACTCTGAAAGCCAATATTCGTGCTGTGAAGAGGGAACAATTCAAGCAACAACTAAAGGAAAAGCCATCAGAAGACATGGAATCCAATACCTTTTTTGACCCCCGAGTCTCCATTGCCCCTTCCCAGCGCCAGAGACGCACTTTTAAATTCCATGACAAGGGCAAATTTGAGAAGATTGCTCAGCGATTACGGACAAAG GCTCAACTGGAGAAGCTACAGGCAGAGATTTCACAAGCAGCTCGAAAAACAGGCATCCATACTTCGACTAGGCTTGCCCTCATTGCTCCTAAGAAGGAGCTAAAGGAAGGAGATATTCCTGAAATTGAGTGGTGGGACTCTTACATAATCCCCAATGGCTTTGATCT TACAGAGGAAAATCCCAAGAGAGAAGATTATTTTGGAATCACAAATCTTGTTGAACATCCAGCCCAGCTCAATCCTCCAG TTGACAATGACACACCAGTTACTCTGGGAGTGTATCTTACcaagaaggaacagaaaaaacTTCGGAGACAAACAAGGAGGGAAGCACAGAAGGAACTACAAGAAAAAGTCAGGCTGGGCCTGATGCCTCCTCCAGAACCCAAAG TGAGAATTTCTAATTTGATGCGAGTATTAGGAACAGAAGCTGTTCAAGACCCCACGAAGGTAGAAGCCCACGTCAGAGCTCAGATGGCAAAAAGACAGAA AGCGCATGAAGAGGCCAATGCTGCCCGAAAACTCACAGCAGAACAGAGAAAggtcaagaaaattaaaaagcttaAAGAAGACATTTCACAGGGGGTACACATATCTGTATATAG AGTTCGAAATTTGAGCAACCCAGCCAAGAAGTTCAAGATTGAAGCCAATGCTGGGCAACTGTACCTGACAGGGGTGGTGGTACTGCACAAGGATGTCAACGTGGTAGTAGTGGAAGGGG GCCCCAAGGCCCAGAAGAAATTTAAGCGTCTTATGCTGCATCGGATAAAGTGGGATGAACAGACATCTAACACGAAGGGAGATG ATGATGAGGAGTCTGATGAGGAAGCTGTGAAGAAAACCAACAAATGTGTACTAGTCTGGGAG GGTACAGCCAAAGACCGGAGCTTTGGAGAGATGAAGTTTAAACAGTGTCCTACAGAGAACATGGCTCGTGAGCATTTCAAAAAGCATGGGGCTGAACACTACTGGGACCTTGCGCTGAGTGAATCTGTGTTAGAGTCCACTGATTGA